The Novosphingobium sp. THN1 genome includes a window with the following:
- a CDS encoding CoxG family protein codes for MEITGSYLLPCSPDTAWKALNDPEVLKACLKGCESLEKTGETAFSGKVAAKIGPVSARFSGTMRQTEIDAPHSCRMQFEGQGGVAGFAKGGALVTLASRDGGTELTYVADTQIGGRLAQMGARLVEGTAKSMADDFFGKFAAAVSAMEPAVGAPAEPPVSPPAPTGQPSSQRSLLVPSLIAAVIVALAIILLR; via the coding sequence ATGGAAATCACCGGATCCTATCTCCTGCCTTGCTCACCGGATACCGCATGGAAGGCGCTGAACGACCCCGAGGTGCTGAAGGCGTGCCTCAAGGGTTGCGAATCGCTCGAAAAGACCGGGGAAACCGCGTTTTCCGGCAAGGTCGCTGCAAAGATCGGCCCTGTCAGCGCGCGTTTTTCGGGAACCATGCGCCAGACGGAAATAGATGCGCCGCATTCGTGCCGCATGCAGTTCGAAGGCCAGGGCGGCGTTGCCGGATTTGCCAAGGGCGGTGCGCTTGTCACGCTGGCCTCGCGCGATGGTGGCACGGAATTGACATACGTTGCCGACACGCAGATCGGCGGAAGGCTGGCGCAGATGGGCGCACGGCTGGTGGAAGGCACGGCAAAATCGATGGCCGATGATTTCTTTGGCAAGTTCGCCGCCGCTGTCTCTGCCATGGAACCGGCGGTCGGCGCACCTGCCGAACCGCCAGTATCGCCACCAGCGCCGACCGGTCAGCCTTCGTCGCAGCGATCGTTGCTTGTGCCGTCCCTGATCGCAGCAGTGATCGTGGCGCTGGCGATCATTCTGCTGCGCTAA
- a CDS encoding IS110 family transposase: MKHYAGLDLSMESTQVCIVDDNGRKVVSEKVESSPEAIAMMLERYGPIERAVTETGRMSPAICLGLRELGAPVVCIDARQAHQSLKAMKANKTDPHDAACLAQLARTGCFKEVHVKSSAAHGVRSVITARSHLVEARVRLDNTIRGLCATFGYRPGAGQGKAFLERIMQAAHIPGLGDAIASLLSARAELVEQIKEMDRRLRVIASQSQACEILMTIPGVGVQTSAAIAAAVDEAGRFRQSRNAGAYFGLVPRRHQSGELDWTDRITKQGDGTVRKLLYEAANSILTRSKETFALKTWAMKVAKRRGLKKARVALARRLAVIMHAMLRDGTLFQA, from the coding sequence ATGAAGCACTATGCCGGATTGGACTTGTCGATGGAATCCACGCAGGTCTGCATCGTTGATGACAATGGTCGGAAGGTCGTGTCGGAGAAAGTGGAAAGCTCTCCGGAAGCGATCGCCATGATGCTGGAGCGATACGGTCCAATCGAGCGGGCGGTGACCGAAACGGGCCGCATGTCGCCGGCGATTTGCCTTGGTCTGCGTGAACTGGGTGCCCCGGTGGTGTGCATCGATGCCCGCCAAGCGCACCAGAGCCTCAAAGCAATGAAGGCGAACAAGACCGACCCTCACGATGCTGCCTGCCTCGCGCAGTTGGCCCGCACCGGCTGCTTCAAGGAGGTGCACGTCAAATCCTCTGCAGCGCATGGCGTCCGCAGCGTGATCACCGCACGCAGCCATCTGGTGGAAGCGCGTGTCCGCCTCGACAACACGATCCGCGGTCTCTGCGCGACGTTCGGCTATCGGCCCGGCGCAGGTCAAGGGAAGGCTTTCCTTGAACGGATCATGCAGGCCGCCCACATCCCAGGCCTTGGCGACGCCATCGCATCCTTGCTGTCCGCGCGCGCGGAACTGGTCGAGCAAATCAAGGAAATGGACCGCCGCCTGCGTGTCATCGCGAGCCAGTCACAAGCCTGCGAAATCTTGATGACCATCCCAGGTGTCGGCGTTCAGACCTCAGCCGCCATCGCCGCTGCAGTGGATGAAGCGGGGCGTTTCCGACAATCGCGCAATGCCGGGGCCTACTTCGGCCTTGTGCCCCGACGTCATCAGTCGGGTGAGCTCGACTGGACAGACAGGATCACCAAACAGGGCGATGGCACGGTGCGCAAGCTGCTCTACGAAGCCGCCAACTCGATCTTGACCAGGAGCAAAGAGACGTTCGCGCTGAAGACATGGGCCATGAAAGTTGCGAAGCGCCGCGGCCTGAAGAAGGCCCGTGTCGCGCTCGCTCGTCGCCTCGCGGTCATCATGCATGCCATGCTGCGCGACGGGACTTTGTTCCAGGCGTGA
- a CDS encoding cytochrome P450, with translation MTEHVISTFEACSRTLRQNDLRQALYDEAALMMDRSLVNLHGTEHRVRRNVEATVFRKNIFVEYERNVLPITLEETLSPFLAAGRGDLVDIGYRIMMNLTVDFTGIDRTERSPEETAELLRLLKEFSLAPALGQSPPEDRPAKRARIEAAMAQFNQRFLYPSLERRRALKARVDARELPADALPRDVLMALVSGESTLGMTEHEFLQEGIFFTMAGAHTTIHSLTHAIHEILQWIAAHPEDVARLRDDPFFVQQCVFESLRLHPSSPVAKRRTTCPFTLASGEEAQAGDTIVVNLRSANRETEIFGVDADQFNPHRVINGSAFAHGISMGVGAHACLGRNLAIGVEPRPGTDPDDHQFGTVPLIVRALLQSGVRADPDSPAELDGGITRISWATYPVLFDKTRAII, from the coding sequence ATGACCGAACATGTTATCTCCACATTCGAGGCCTGCTCGCGCACCTTGCGCCAGAACGACCTGCGCCAGGCGCTTTATGACGAAGCCGCGCTGATGATGGACCGCAGTCTCGTCAATCTCCATGGCACCGAGCATCGCGTGCGGCGCAATGTGGAGGCGACGGTGTTCCGCAAGAACATCTTCGTTGAATACGAGCGCAACGTGCTGCCGATTACGCTCGAGGAGACCCTGTCTCCCTTCCTGGCGGCAGGGCGCGGTGATCTGGTCGATATCGGCTATCGAATCATGATGAACCTGACGGTCGATTTCACCGGGATCGACCGCACTGAACGCTCGCCCGAGGAAACCGCCGAACTCCTACGCTTGCTCAAGGAGTTCAGCCTTGCGCCGGCGCTGGGCCAGTCTCCGCCAGAGGATCGCCCGGCCAAGCGCGCGCGGATCGAGGCTGCAATGGCGCAGTTCAACCAGCGGTTCCTCTATCCCTCGCTGGAGCGCAGGCGTGCCCTCAAGGCAAGAGTGGATGCCAGGGAACTGCCTGCCGATGCGCTCCCGCGCGATGTTCTCATGGCGCTGGTCTCGGGGGAAAGCACGCTGGGCATGACCGAGCACGAGTTTCTGCAGGAAGGCATCTTCTTCACCATGGCCGGTGCCCACACGACGATTCATTCGCTGACCCATGCCATTCACGAAATTCTGCAATGGATCGCAGCCCATCCTGAAGATGTCGCGCGCCTGCGCGACGATCCCTTCTTCGTGCAGCAATGCGTGTTCGAAAGCCTGAGGCTGCATCCATCGAGCCCGGTCGCCAAGCGCCGCACCACCTGCCCGTTCACACTGGCCAGTGGCGAAGAGGCGCAGGCAGGAGACACTATCGTCGTCAATCTGCGCTCGGCCAACCGGGAAACTGAAATCTTTGGCGTGGATGCGGACCAATTCAATCCGCACCGCGTCATCAATGGCTCGGCCTTTGCGCACGGCATCTCGATGGGGGTCGGCGCGCATGCCTGCCTTGGCCGCAACCTCGCGATCGGGGTCGAACCGAGACCGGGCACCGACCCGGACGACCACCAGTTCGGTACGGTGCCGCTGATCGTGCGCGCCTTGCTGCAAAGCGGCGTAAGGGCCGATCCGGATTCGCCTGCGGAACTCGACGGTGGCATCACCCGCATTTCGTGGGCGACCTACCCTGTCCTTTTCGACAAGACGCGGGCGATAATCTGA
- a CDS encoding transposase: MSDLYWLTDEQMARLSPYFPKSHGKPRVDDRRVLSGIIFVNRNGLRWRDAPREYGPHKTLYNRWKRWGAMGVFGRMMEGLSAQRAEPQTLMIDATYLKAHRTASSLGVKKGISGV; the protein is encoded by the coding sequence ATGAGCGACCTGTACTGGCTGACGGACGAGCAGATGGCTCGCCTTTCGCCGTATTTCCCCAAGAGCCACGGCAAGCCGCGGGTTGACGACCGGCGGGTTCTGAGTGGGATCATCTTCGTCAACCGGAACGGCCTGCGCTGGCGGGATGCGCCAAGGGAGTATGGGCCACACAAGACATTGTATAACCGCTGGAAACGGTGGGGCGCGATGGGGGTGTTTGGCCGGATGATGGAAGGCCTGTCCGCCCAGAGGGCCGAACCTCAGACACTCATGATCGACGCGACCTATCTCAAGGCTCACCGCACGGCTTCCAGCCTTGGGGTAAAAAAGGGGATCTCGGGCGTCTGA
- a CDS encoding 12-oxophytodienoate reductase produces the protein MQASRLLSPIDLNRRSLSNRIAMAPMTREKAVAGLPCAATLPYYARRAAGGVGLIITEGVAVDVPGSFGSTVPRFYGEGVVPAWRPIVDAVHEHGTAILAQLWHVGAFCPSLIGMTASLPEQVERVSPSGLAAPEMPFGREMTMADIDATIAAFVSAAQTADAAGFDGVEIHAAHGYLVDQFFWEGTNKRSDRYGGSPEARLTFAIELIRAIRAATPPGFIISLRISQWKQLDYGARMVTSPAMLARMVEPLALAGTDVYHCSTRRFWEPEFEGDRRSLSGWVRALSGKPTIAVGSVTLDTDFKEPDGKVRANLSLDHIALLEQGLEAGDWDLVAIGRGLIANPDWVDLVRAGRAEELRKFSKDMLDELV, from the coding sequence ATGCAAGCGAGCAGACTCCTTTCGCCCATCGATCTGAACCGGCGCAGCCTGTCCAATCGCATCGCCATGGCACCGATGACGCGGGAAAAGGCCGTCGCGGGCCTGCCCTGCGCAGCCACCCTGCCATACTATGCGAGGCGCGCCGCCGGTGGAGTGGGCCTGATTATCACCGAAGGTGTTGCGGTCGATGTTCCCGGCAGCTTCGGATCGACCGTGCCACGTTTTTATGGAGAAGGCGTCGTGCCGGCATGGCGCCCCATCGTTGATGCTGTACATGAACATGGCACCGCCATCCTGGCGCAGCTCTGGCATGTCGGGGCATTCTGCCCCAGCCTGATCGGCATGACCGCATCCCTGCCCGAACAGGTCGAGCGGGTTAGCCCCTCCGGCCTTGCGGCGCCGGAAATGCCCTTTGGCCGCGAAATGACAATGGCGGATATCGACGCGACGATCGCCGCCTTCGTTTCGGCGGCGCAGACGGCTGATGCTGCGGGCTTCGATGGCGTCGAAATTCACGCCGCCCATGGCTATCTGGTCGACCAGTTCTTCTGGGAAGGCACGAACAAGCGTTCGGATCGATATGGCGGCTCGCCCGAGGCGCGGCTGACATTTGCCATCGAACTCATCCGCGCAATACGCGCCGCCACGCCACCCGGCTTCATCATTTCCCTGCGGATTTCGCAATGGAAGCAGCTCGATTACGGTGCGCGCATGGTCACGTCGCCCGCCATGCTCGCCCGGATGGTCGAACCGCTCGCGCTTGCAGGAACCGATGTCTATCACTGTTCAACCCGCCGCTTCTGGGAACCCGAATTCGAAGGTGATCGACGCAGCCTTTCCGGCTGGGTCAGGGCGCTGTCGGGCAAACCGACGATCGCGGTCGGTTCGGTCACTCTCGATACGGACTTCAAGGAACCGGACGGCAAAGTCCGCGCCAACCTCTCGCTGGATCACATCGCCCTGCTGGAACAGGGCCTGGAGGCCGGCGACTGGGATCTGGTGGCGATTGGCCGGGGCCTGATCGCCAATCCCGACTGGGTGGACCTGGTCCGCGCCGGACGCGCCGAAGAGTTGCGCAAGTTCAGCAAGGACATGCTGGACGAGCTTGTCTGA
- a CDS encoding MFS transporter yields the protein MREGTVGAELRAGWLVLVACAVGVGSSAVALPFYSIGPLTKPIETAMGWTRSDIQLAILFSSGIGALTSPVVGWLIGRFGPRRVAIPSLVGVSTGLTIASMADSLGQFWAGYALAAILGAGSNPVLWSRVIAATFDRARGAALGLALVGTALVALLLPILIANAVPELGWAGALRLVAAIPVIVALPVVWLFLPRGQAGHSYHPAKEQSGFDVREALTDRRFWFLTASILCGYLAISGVSPNLVPALSDRGFDAADAASIASFFAVGMIPGRIASGFLMDRFWAPMVACGALILPAFACLVLNGSDNPAILAGACMMLGIAAGAELDILAFLTVRYFGLRRYPQIYSFSYAALAIGSATAPTMFSRIFERTASYEASFGIAAVLFLAGAMLVVLLGPYPDHGPDSRAAA from the coding sequence ATGCGTGAAGGCACGGTCGGCGCGGAACTGCGCGCTGGCTGGCTTGTCCTTGTGGCCTGTGCGGTGGGAGTGGGCAGCAGCGCGGTGGCGCTGCCGTTCTATTCGATCGGACCACTGACGAAGCCGATCGAGACCGCCATGGGCTGGACCCGATCCGACATTCAGCTGGCCATCCTGTTCAGTTCCGGGATCGGAGCGCTGACATCGCCGGTCGTTGGCTGGCTCATCGGGCGCTTCGGTCCTCGCAGGGTTGCGATCCCTTCGCTGGTAGGGGTATCCACCGGGCTGACTATAGCCTCGATGGCGGACAGCCTGGGGCAATTCTGGGCAGGATATGCGCTGGCGGCCATTCTCGGAGCCGGTTCGAATCCGGTGTTGTGGTCGCGAGTCATCGCAGCCACGTTCGATCGCGCGCGCGGTGCGGCGCTGGGCCTTGCCCTGGTTGGAACGGCGCTTGTCGCGTTGTTGCTGCCAATCCTTATCGCCAACGCAGTCCCGGAACTGGGATGGGCCGGGGCGCTGCGCCTGGTAGCGGCCATTCCGGTGATCGTGGCCTTGCCCGTCGTCTGGCTGTTCCTGCCGCGCGGGCAGGCCGGACATTCATACCATCCCGCAAAGGAGCAATCCGGGTTTGACGTGCGCGAGGCGCTGACCGACCGGAGGTTCTGGTTTCTGACCGCTTCGATCCTGTGCGGCTATCTTGCCATTTCCGGGGTCAGCCCGAACCTGGTGCCCGCCCTGTCCGATCGCGGCTTCGATGCTGCCGATGCAGCCAGCATCGCCAGCTTCTTTGCCGTGGGGATGATTCCCGGCAGAATTGCGTCAGGCTTTCTGATGGACCGGTTCTGGGCTCCGATGGTGGCCTGTGGTGCCCTGATCTTGCCCGCGTTCGCCTGCCTCGTGCTCAATGGATCGGACAATCCGGCCATTCTGGCAGGGGCCTGCATGATGCTGGGCATCGCAGCGGGGGCCGAGCTCGATATTCTGGCCTTCCTGACCGTGCGCTACTTCGGGCTGCGCCGTTATCCGCAGATCTATTCGTTTAGTTATGCCGCGCTGGCGATCGGCAGTGCCACGGCACCGACGATGTTTTCCCGAATTTTCGAGCGGACCGCCAGCTATGAGGCAAGCTTCGGGATTGCCGCCGTGCTGTTCCTCGCCGGGGCCATGCTGGTTGTCCTGCTCGGCCCCTATCCCGATCACGGCCCTGACAGCCGCGCGGCAGCCTGA
- a CDS encoding amidohydrolase family protein, with product MAPILFDTKIIATGEEALRLCEGQPVARIDARGATVMPGLVDAHCHISFDEPFSNDELFFHRREGLAAIIAAYNARKVLRAGVTTMFDADTIFDVSLDLRDAIECGVTEGPRMRCGGNALFTSVGGTAGLLVPDEGSIGYLKVTRTRDEIVTEIRRQAKRGADWIKIHVTGLIPRQRQEGEIQVWTLDELKLAADTAHEVGLPIVGHCRNAASTHDAAIAGFDMILHATYMDDAALRAVCDARVPIVPTLTFQAVLADHGARIGASPYLQDLFAREIEASSRQLRHAYDGGVPIVCGTESGFSITPYGEWHWRELQILVENLGLTPLQALSCATLEGARALKLDDCTGSLEPGKDADIIVVEGDVASDVTLLGREGAIRHVFQGGRSIDVETPLAPAAIRHRGGFPTIRPDLRPGWPPACGAPSNDRTCYLHIRGLLAHLAPERPAPGAL from the coding sequence ATGGCACCGATCCTGTTCGACACGAAGATCATCGCGACAGGAGAGGAGGCTCTTCGCCTGTGCGAAGGGCAGCCCGTTGCACGCATCGATGCGCGCGGTGCGACCGTCATGCCGGGCCTGGTCGATGCGCATTGCCATATCAGCTTCGATGAGCCGTTCAGCAACGATGAACTGTTCTTCCATCGCCGCGAAGGTCTGGCCGCGATCATTGCCGCCTACAATGCGCGCAAGGTCCTGCGCGCGGGCGTCACGACCATGTTCGATGCGGACACGATTTTCGACGTTTCGCTCGATCTGCGCGATGCCATCGAGTGCGGCGTTACCGAAGGGCCGCGCATGCGCTGCGGCGGGAATGCCCTGTTCACCTCGGTTGGCGGCACCGCCGGGCTGCTCGTGCCCGATGAAGGCAGCATCGGCTACCTGAAGGTGACGCGGACGCGCGACGAGATTGTCACCGAAATCCGGCGGCAGGCCAAACGCGGGGCGGACTGGATCAAGATTCACGTCACCGGCTTGATCCCGCGGCAGCGGCAGGAGGGCGAGATCCAGGTCTGGACACTGGACGAACTGAAGCTGGCAGCCGACACCGCGCACGAAGTGGGCCTGCCCATTGTGGGCCATTGCCGCAACGCTGCCAGCACGCATGATGCCGCCATCGCCGGCTTCGACATGATCCTGCACGCAACCTACATGGACGATGCCGCGCTGCGGGCCGTATGCGATGCGCGCGTGCCGATCGTGCCCACGCTGACGTTTCAGGCCGTGCTGGCCGATCATGGCGCGCGGATCGGCGCCAGCCCCTACCTACAGGACCTGTTTGCGAGGGAGATCGAGGCAAGCAGCAGGCAGTTGCGCCATGCCTATGATGGCGGCGTGCCGATCGTCTGCGGCACCGAGAGCGGTTTCTCGATCACGCCCTATGGCGAATGGCACTGGCGCGAGTTGCAGATCCTCGTTGAAAACCTGGGCCTGACCCCGCTTCAGGCCCTGTCCTGCGCAACGCTCGAAGGCGCGCGCGCGCTCAAACTCGATGACTGCACCGGCAGCCTTGAGCCGGGCAAGGACGCCGACATCATCGTGGTCGAAGGCGACGTGGCATCCGATGTCACGCTGCTCGGGCGCGAAGGGGCCATTCGCCACGTCTTCCAGGGCGGCAGGTCGATCGATGTCGAAACCCCGCTTGCCCCCGCCGCGATCCGCCATCGTGGCGGGTTTCCAACTATTCGACCCGACCTGCGACCCGGCTGGCCGCCGGCCTGTGGAGCCCCAAGCAATGACCGAACATGTTATCTCCACATTCGAGGCCTGCTCGCGCACCTTGCGCCAGAACGACCTGCGCCAGGCGCTTTATGA
- a CDS encoding xanthine dehydrogenase family protein subunit M — MYELAYVRPQSLTDALAMLAQDDGAQALSGGQTLMPVLRARLAMPTRLVDLARLHELAGITPAGDGIEIGAATTHHDVSTSSAVRSVLPALAGLAGGIGDAQIRHRGTIGGSIANNDPAACYPSALLALGASITTSQRTLAAQDFFTGMFSTALEPGEIVRSIRLPACDKARYIKFRNPASRFALVGVFAARLPGGYRIAITGGATACFAGKRRNSTSTAAAASPPSLKNGWISATSPAIFTARPNTGATLPPSPCAKPSRP, encoded by the coding sequence ATGTACGAACTTGCCTATGTCCGTCCGCAATCGCTGACCGATGCCCTGGCGATGCTGGCGCAGGATGATGGTGCCCAGGCGCTTTCGGGCGGGCAGACCCTGATGCCGGTGCTGCGTGCGCGTCTTGCGATGCCGACCCGGCTGGTCGATCTTGCGCGGCTGCACGAACTCGCCGGGATCACGCCTGCCGGCGATGGCATTGAGATCGGCGCGGCGACGACCCATCACGATGTGTCGACCAGCAGCGCGGTACGCTCTGTGCTGCCCGCGCTGGCCGGGCTGGCAGGCGGGATCGGCGATGCACAGATCCGCCATCGCGGGACCATCGGCGGCTCCATTGCCAACAACGATCCCGCAGCTTGCTATCCCAGTGCGCTGCTGGCGCTGGGGGCCAGCATCACTACCAGCCAGCGCACGCTTGCCGCGCAGGACTTCTTCACCGGCATGTTCAGCACCGCTCTCGAACCCGGAGAGATTGTCAGGAGCATCCGCCTCCCGGCGTGCGACAAGGCAAGATATATCAAGTTCCGCAATCCCGCGTCCCGCTTCGCGCTGGTTGGGGTGTTTGCCGCGCGCCTGCCCGGCGGCTATCGCATCGCCATCACCGGGGGGGCAACGGCGTGTTTCGCTGGCAAGAGGCGGAACAGCACCTCGACAGCGGCGGCAGCGTCTCCGCCATCGCTGAAGAACGGCTGGATATCGGCAACTTCACCGGCGATCTTCACGGCTCGGCCGAATACCGGCGCCACATTGCCGCCGTCACCGTGCGCCAAGCCATCTCGGCCATAA
- a CDS encoding xanthine dehydrogenase family protein molybdopterin-binding subunit, which yields MNAAPSTTAKFGQSVKRVEDSRLITGNGRYVDDLLLPGQTYAAFVRSAHAHARIASIDTSSAAQMPGVVRILTGQDLVDAGLAPLPCGWNLDSVDGTPARVAVHRALATDAVRFVGEPVALVIAETRNQARDAADAVFVNYEELPTVVDLRAAIAPDAPQLHADIPQNRAFTWGIGDAAQVDAAFARASHKVGIELRNNRLVPNAMEPRAINAEWRTFDRSMTIHLTHQNPIGMRVMFMMLLGLESENHLRVVSPDVGGGFGSKAPAYPEELAVAFAARAVGRPVKWTAERTESFLTDAHGRDHITTAELALDDQGHFLAIRVHTLANFGAYVSTSNALVVSYMYATMLTGQYNIPAAHALVEGIYTNTCPVDAYRGAGRPEAAYLIERLANLAAQEIGVDQAEIRRRNFIRTFPHQTPLVYCYDSGDYEGCLDAALRLADYAGFESRRAEARARGKLRGIGLSAYVEACGIGPSRLLASLGGAGSMWESCEIRVQPAGSVEVLTGAHNHGQGHQTVYAQLVSERFGIPMDRITVIQGDTDRIQAGTGTYGSRASVGLSAAARSCDKIISKGREIVACMLGVEPDQVDFEDGIYSSAATNQTVAFAEMAHAAHAAASFPTDRIEPGLVATTFFDPPNFTYPAGVHVCEVEIDPETGVTEVVAFNAADDFGTVANPMIVEGQVHGGVTQGIGQALWENAVYDPETAQLLTASYMDYGMPRADSLPEFGLTFWPSPTPVNPLGMKGCGEAGAIGSPPAVINAVCDALGIAHMDMPASPEKIWRICRQRSEMA from the coding sequence ATGAACGCCGCACCTTCTACCACCGCGAAGTTCGGGCAATCGGTAAAGCGTGTCGAGGATTCCCGGCTGATAACCGGCAACGGGCGCTACGTGGACGATCTTCTGCTGCCGGGGCAGACTTACGCGGCCTTCGTGCGGTCAGCCCACGCCCATGCCCGCATCGCGTCGATCGACACATCGTCTGCGGCGCAAATGCCGGGTGTCGTGCGCATATTGACCGGACAGGATCTGGTCGATGCCGGTCTCGCGCCCCTACCCTGCGGCTGGAATCTCGATTCCGTCGATGGCACTCCTGCGAGGGTGGCGGTTCATCGCGCGCTGGCCACTGATGCCGTCCGCTTTGTGGGTGAGCCGGTGGCGCTGGTCATCGCCGAAACGCGCAACCAGGCCCGTGACGCCGCCGATGCCGTCTTCGTCAACTATGAGGAGTTGCCGACGGTCGTAGACCTGCGCGCCGCCATCGCTCCTGACGCGCCGCAGCTTCATGCCGACATTCCGCAGAACCGGGCCTTCACCTGGGGCATCGGCGATGCCGCGCAGGTAGATGCCGCTTTCGCCCGCGCCTCGCACAAGGTCGGCATCGAACTGCGCAACAACCGGCTCGTCCCCAATGCGATGGAACCGCGCGCCATAAACGCCGAGTGGCGCACCTTCGACCGTTCGATGACGATCCATCTGACGCACCAGAATCCGATCGGGATGCGGGTGATGTTCATGATGCTGCTCGGCCTGGAAAGCGAGAACCATCTCCGCGTCGTCTCTCCGGATGTCGGCGGCGGTTTCGGATCGAAGGCCCCCGCCTATCCCGAAGAACTTGCCGTCGCCTTCGCTGCGCGCGCCGTTGGCAGGCCGGTGAAATGGACTGCGGAACGCACCGAATCCTTTCTCACCGATGCCCACGGGCGCGACCACATCACCACGGCCGAACTGGCGCTGGACGATCAGGGCCATTTCCTGGCGATCAGGGTTCACACGCTGGCGAATTTCGGAGCCTACGTCTCGACATCGAACGCGCTCGTCGTTTCCTACATGTATGCCACGATGCTGACCGGGCAGTACAACATCCCGGCGGCGCACGCGCTGGTCGAGGGTATCTACACCAATACCTGCCCGGTCGATGCCTACCGCGGTGCCGGACGGCCGGAGGCTGCCTATCTGATCGAACGGCTGGCGAATCTGGCTGCGCAGGAGATCGGCGTCGATCAGGCCGAGATCCGGCGGCGCAATTTCATTCGCACCTTCCCGCACCAGACGCCGCTGGTCTATTGCTATGACAGCGGCGATTACGAAGGCTGCCTTGATGCGGCGTTGCGGCTTGCCGACTATGCCGGTTTCGAAAGCCGCCGGGCAGAGGCGCGAGCGCGCGGGAAACTGCGCGGCATAGGCCTTTCGGCCTATGTCGAGGCCTGCGGCATCGGCCCGTCCCGATTGCTCGCCAGCCTGGGCGGCGCGGGCTCAATGTGGGAATCGTGCGAAATCCGGGTGCAACCGGCAGGTTCGGTGGAAGTGCTCACCGGCGCGCACAACCACGGACAGGGCCACCAGACGGTCTATGCCCAGCTCGTTTCCGAACGCTTCGGCATCCCGATGGATCGCATCACGGTGATCCAGGGCGATACCGATCGCATCCAGGCCGGCACCGGAACCTATGGGTCAAGAGCGTCTGTCGGCCTGTCGGCGGCGGCGCGATCGTGCGACAAGATCATCAGCAAGGGGCGCGAGATCGTCGCCTGCATGCTCGGGGTAGAGCCGGATCAGGTCGATTTCGAGGACGGCATCTATTCGAGCGCGGCCACCAACCAGACCGTCGCCTTTGCCGAGATGGCCCATGCCGCACATGCTGCAGCCAGCTTCCCGACCGACCGGATCGAACCCGGCCTTGTCGCCACCACCTTCTTCGATCCGCCCAACTTCACCTATCCGGCCGGGGTTCATGTCTGCGAGGTGGAGATCGACCCCGAAACCGGCGTGACCGAAGTGGTGGCGTTCAACGCGGCTGACGATTTCGGTACCGTCGCCAACCCGATGATCGTGGAGGGACAAGTCCACGGCGGGGTCACGCAGGGCATTGGCCAGGCACTGTGGGAAAATGCGGTCTATGATCCCGAAACCGCCCAGTTGCTGACCGCATCCTACATGGACTACGGCATGCCACGCGCCGACAGTCTGCCGGAGTTCGGACTCACCTTCTGGCCCTCGCCCACGCCGGTAAATCCGCTGGGCATGAAAGGGTGCGGCGAAGCGGGGGCAATCGGTTCTCCGCCCGCAGTCATCAATGCCGTGTGCGATGCGCTCGGCATCGCTCACATGGACATGCCCGCCTCGCCCGAAAAGATCTGGCGGATTTGCCGGCAACGGTCGGAGATGGCCTGA
- a CDS encoding helix-turn-helix domain-containing protein, giving the protein MSRSYLLERVWGTGVDVHSRTLDTHIARLRRKLDLCETVGVTIRTLYGFGNQLEAVIDHPM; this is encoded by the coding sequence TTGTCTCGAAGCTATCTTCTTGAACGAGTTTGGGGCACTGGAGTTGATGTCCACTCCCGCACTCTTGACACCCATATTGCTAGACTGCGCCGTAAACTGGATTTGTGCGAGACAGTCGGAGTGACCATACGAACATTGTATGGATTCGGCAACCAGCTGGAAGCGGTAATTGATCATCCTATGTGA
- a CDS encoding (2Fe-2S)-binding protein: protein MTAITLNVNGASHAIDVEDRTLLVHALRDTLRLTGAHIGCDTSQCGACTVHIDGRAVKSCTVLAAQAVDSEIRTIEGLAKGADLHPMQAAFREHHGLQCGFCTPGMIMMAVDIARRHPRPDDATVRAELEGNLCRCTGYHNIVKAVIAGAAAMEGLA from the coding sequence ATGACAGCCATCACTCTCAATGTGAACGGCGCTTCCCACGCGATCGATGTCGAGGACCGCACGCTGCTGGTCCACGCCCTGCGCGACACTCTGCGGCTTACCGGTGCGCACATCGGCTGCGATACGAGCCAGTGCGGTGCATGCACGGTCCACATCGATGGGCGCGCCGTGAAGAGCTGCACCGTTCTGGCCGCGCAGGCGGTCGACAGTGAAATACGCACGATCGAAGGGCTGGCAAAGGGTGCCGACCTCCATCCGATGCAGGCGGCGTTCCGCGAACATCACGGGCTGCAATGCGGCTTCTGCACGCCGGGCATGATCATGATGGCGGTCGATATCGCCCGCCGCCATCCCCGGCCGGACGATGCCACCGTCCGTGCGGAGCTTGAAGGCAACCTGTGCCGCTGCACCGGGTATCACAACATCGTCAAGGCGGTGATTGCCGGTGCCGCCGCGATGGAGGGACTGGCATGA